A single window of Polaribacter sp. SA4-10 DNA harbors:
- a CDS encoding glycosyltransferase family 2 protein, producing MIENLVSIIMPSFNRSAIIEQTLDSILVQKYKNWECIIVDDGSTDNTLAVVKQYQLTDKRIQIVSRPANKKKGANSCRNYGFEISKGEFIQWFDSDDVMHPNKLEEKINVLTNKDFDFVVCEGIEFENKLENTFTIWNQIESKTPLLDHITGKVNFHTNGPLFRRSFLMKKNLFDETLQRKQEWEFYSRLLMFSTNYYPLKKILYYFRIHSNSINGENSNKTLNSRIRANNLVFINLKNKKDFLKNNEFLRKHFFNKYVYNFKLMISNKNYASFFYIINGFLIVVNTKLFVEIFKNFFKNPLVIINIFKK from the coding sequence ATGATAGAAAATTTAGTGTCAATTATTATGCCTTCGTTTAATAGATCTGCTATAATAGAGCAGACATTGGATTCAATTTTAGTTCAAAAATATAAAAATTGGGAATGTATTATTGTTGATGATGGTTCTACAGATAACACATTAGCTGTAGTAAAACAATACCAGCTTACAGATAAAAGAATCCAAATAGTTTCTAGACCTGCTAATAAAAAGAAAGGCGCAAATTCTTGCAGAAATTATGGTTTTGAAATCTCTAAAGGTGAATTCATTCAATGGTTTGACAGTGATGACGTTATGCATCCTAACAAATTAGAGGAAAAAATAAATGTACTAACCAACAAAGATTTTGATTTTGTAGTTTGTGAAGGAATTGAATTTGAAAATAAACTTGAAAATACATTTACTATTTGGAATCAAATCGAATCTAAAACACCATTACTTGATCATATTACAGGTAAAGTTAATTTTCATACAAACGGTCCTTTATTTAGAAGAAGTTTTTTAATGAAGAAGAATCTTTTTGATGAAACTTTGCAAAGAAAGCAAGAATGGGAGTTTTATTCTAGACTTTTGATGTTTTCAACAAATTATTATCCTTTAAAAAAAATATTGTATTATTTTCGAATTCACAGTAATAGTATTAATGGAGAGAATTCAAACAAGACTTTAAACTCTAGAATTAGAGCAAATAATTTAGTTTTTATAAATTTAAAAAATAAAAAGGATTTTTTAAAAAACAATGAGTTCTTGAGAAAACATTTTTTTAATAAGTATGTTTATAATTTTAAATTAATGATTTCTAATAAAAATTATGCCTCCTTTTTTTATATTATTAATGGTTTTTTAATAGTAGTAAACACTAAATTATTTGTTGAGATTTTTAAAAACTTTTTTAAGAATCCATTAGTTATAATTAATATTTTTAAAAAATGA